The Leishmania panamensis strain MHOM/PA/94/PSC-1 chromosome 23 sequence DNA window TTGTGTGGACGTCGTTGAACGTATTCACCTCGCTTGCGCTTCCTCGTTCTCATCGACATGCCGCCGAAGCAGGACAATGTGCAGAAGCTGCTCGCTGCGGAGGAAAAGCGTTGCAAACTTATCAATGACGCCAAGACgcgcaagcagcagaaggTAAAGCAGGCCAAGGCCGACGCCGAGCGCGAGGTTACTGCCTTCCGCGCTGAGAAGGACAGGGAGTACGACAAGTACTGTGCGCAGCAGaacagcggcgctgacgcagAGAACTACGAGCTCGCACGTGAGACGGATAAGGAACTGGAGGAACTcaaggcgctggcggcgcagcgcatggACGCCGTAGTGAACATGATGGTGAAGCTGGTAACGACAGTGAGAGAGTAAAGAGTAGGGCGCTAAGCATGACACAGAGGCAAACCGTCCGTCAACCTCCCACGTTAGAGGCGAAGGGGCGGTGCGGGAAAAGGAGACGAGCACGAGTGCAGAGCACACGACTGAAAGGCATAGCAGTGCCACTGCCAGCTCTCAACAGACGCAGGGGCTTCCTCGCATGTGCTTCACCTTTCCCGCACTCCCTTTCCTGcttccctccgcctctcgctccccccctcctcctttggaGGGCGAGGGTCAGTGCCATGTACTACGAGAGCAGTCACGTCTGTGGGCCACGACGATCACGCCGATGTGGGCCGCATCATTGTGTTGGTCTCTCCATATTTTTCTCTGCGTGCGCTTGTCTCTTGGCCGCCTTCAGAGAATATCGAACGCGTTTGTTTCTCATGAagcccttctcttccatgGAGGGTgtcgtcgttgccgccgATGCGTTCGTCGTCGTCCGTGAGCGCCTCTGTACGTGCGTGCTTGCATTAGGTAGCGACACATCGACTCTCTTCCCTGACCGTTGGACTTTCAAAGTCGCACCCATGCGTGCGCATGAGCCACTGCGTCGACACACTACCCATTCGTACTGCACACACGGCCTACGCACACGGTCGACGgccggggagggaggggagaaggggggaggggggaggaaaacgCAGTCCAACAACGCCCACCACACGGACATGGCTTTCGTCGCCATGAGGGGGGTGCGAATaaggagaagcaaacacaaacacacacacacacacacacagagatggACAGTAGAAGGTGCTGAGCGAGCGCAGGAAAATGAGTACTTTAGCAGACGAGCAGCACCCTGCAATTCGCTGCGGGTATATGCCCTCATCAATGATTGGTGTCCGCTGCACACATGAACGTAGGCGTGTCGCTTTCTCTGGGTGTGTATTTGTGCGCACGTCGCTGAGCGTGCAGGCTTGTGCTTTATCTGTATGAATTGACGGGCGAGCGAACAAGAGAAGTGGAGCAAACGAGAAAAGAGCTGCTCGACAGTGGTGCGGTGGAGCACGCCCGACAGTAATGGATTTGACTCTGCCTTGTGCGTTTCCGTGCGCGGCCGCGTGCCGAGAGCGCACATCTGAAATGTGGCGTTGATGGCGACTCACATACGTGAATCTTAGGCGCAGGGCTGAAGCATGTAGCACGACCTTTGCCGGCTGCATTGCCTAGACTAACATTGAATCAAGGGAGATGCACACAGGGGCACATAGAAGTTATCGTGTGTGATGTGCACTGGTGACCCTTCATTTTTCCTTCTCGGCCCTCTGCGCAGTGCAGCTTTGCACCAAACTCTTCCATCTTTTCGCCCGTTGTCTTGGCCTCTCCCAACGGTATCGTGCCAaccgccacctctgcgctccttcccccctcactcctcactcctcctcctcctgattagcccccccccccgccccctccgcctcatcACATGCCTATTACCACCACATCGATTTtacttgctgctgctgctgctttgtgcCCAATGCAGAGCTGAGCAGACAACAAAGAATTCGTGCCCGACTCTCCTCTCTGAACGACGCAACTTCTGTGCAGACACACCCGGGCGCACGCTTACAAACGTGTGTCCACATTGCTGACGATCGCACCCACCTCACCCCACCCTAAAAAACACCTCTGCCCTTTTCGGTCTTTCTCGACTATGCGTAcccgtgcatgtgtgtggatgtgagtgtggatgtgtgtgtgggtatcgTCTACAGCACCCGGTGTGTTTCTTGTGGGGGTATTTTGCACGCTTCTGATTTCTCGCTTTTTttaccgctgccgctcttttccttccttccttcagTTTCGCATATCCTCGGTGAGCTGCTCTGTGTATTTCCAcactctccctttccttcggTCTGTGCCTTCCTTTCTGGGATGATTCATCAGCTGCTccgctgacacacacacacacatacacgtatacatctctctctctatatatCCGTACATAGTTCTCTACATAAAGCCAGGAAGGCAGGCGTGTAGCTGGGCACCTCAGTATCTcggtgtagagagagaggcattGCTCTTCG harbors:
- a CDS encoding (H+)-ATPase G subunit, putative (TriTrypDB/GeneDB-style sysID: LpmP.23.0370), producing the protein MPPKQDNVQKLLAAEEKRCKLINDAKTRKQQKVKQAKADAEREVTAFRAEKDREYDKYCAQQNSGADAENYELARETDKELEELKALAAQRMDAVVNMMVKLVTTVRE